The following are from one region of the Mycetohabitans rhizoxinica HKI 454 genome:
- the fabD gene encoding ACP S-malonyltransferase yields the protein MPYLCEGRKTSIVFMFPGQGCQFYQMGRELYQNNSVFHRWMNELDALIRVELGHSLIAEIYDANNARSKTFDDLRISHPAIFMVEYALGKTLIEQQIQPDYLLGTSLGELAAAALAETLPLSDAIRFVTRQGQLFHRRQSPATEGTMLAILCDESLYQQTPLLHDHCDIAAYNAQSLIVIAGQSARIAEAERYLSSRDIVFQRLPVKQAFHSRHIDFLKPEVDVLASELRLRRAQIPVISCHNTETLNQLTTDHFWRTIREPIRFSQTLARIEREAAERGESMIYLDLGPSGTLANLIKQNIRDRQAPQTFAVLSPFGRDLEKFDETLALGRTLKPLPASATAPAQQTSQQDQSFVRPAPQQVQQPAHGAQQPSTRPATGPKRVYVFPGQGSQRVGMGAELFEQFPDHVAQADEILGYSLRTLCLEDPDRQLSHTQYTQPALYTVNALAFLNKQQQDRRQPDYLAGHSLGEYCALFAAGAFSFETGLKLVKKRGELMARATGGSMAAVIGRSADEIKSLLSQHGLNALDVANYNSPSQTVLAGPVEALSQAKEIFQALEITVIPLSVSAPFHSRYMQSAMEEFGEYLKQFSYSPLQIPVISNIHAVPYRDNELIDNLTRQICGSVRWVETVQYLIRQGECEFEELGPGNVLTKLINSIRAASTPV from the coding sequence ATGCCGTACCTCTGCGAAGGGCGAAAAACTTCTATTGTCTTTATGTTTCCAGGCCAAGGCTGTCAGTTCTACCAGATGGGCCGGGAACTCTATCAAAACAATTCGGTGTTCCACCGCTGGATGAACGAGCTTGATGCGCTGATTCGCGTCGAGCTTGGACATTCGTTAATTGCCGAAATTTACGATGCTAATAACGCACGTTCCAAGACGTTCGACGATCTTCGTATTAGCCATCCAGCCATCTTCATGGTGGAGTATGCCCTGGGCAAAACGCTGATCGAGCAGCAGATCCAGCCCGACTATCTACTCGGCACTAGTCTCGGGGAACTGGCCGCCGCCGCCCTCGCAGAGACGCTGCCGCTGTCCGACGCCATTCGTTTCGTGACTCGTCAGGGTCAGCTATTTCACCGTCGTCAGTCTCCGGCCACGGAAGGGACGATGCTGGCGATTCTCTGCGACGAATCGCTTTACCAGCAAACGCCTCTACTCCATGATCATTGCGATATTGCGGCTTATAACGCTCAATCGCTGATCGTCATCGCCGGCCAATCCGCGCGGATTGCAGAGGCTGAACGCTACCTCAGCAGTCGAGATATCGTGTTCCAACGCCTGCCAGTCAAACAGGCTTTTCATTCCCGCCATATCGATTTCCTTAAGCCGGAGGTCGATGTGCTAGCCAGTGAGTTGCGTTTACGGCGCGCGCAGATCCCGGTAATCTCCTGCCACAACACCGAGACCTTGAATCAACTCACGACCGATCACTTTTGGCGGACCATCCGCGAACCGATTCGCTTTTCTCAAACACTGGCGCGGATTGAACGAGAAGCGGCCGAGCGCGGTGAGTCAATGATCTACTTAGATCTCGGCCCCAGCGGCACGCTAGCCAACCTAATCAAACAAAATATCCGCGACCGTCAGGCGCCACAAACTTTTGCTGTGCTCAGTCCGTTCGGCCGTGACCTTGAAAAATTTGATGAAACGCTAGCGCTCGGACGGACACTAAAACCGCTACCCGCGAGCGCAACTGCGCCAGCACAACAAACGTCCCAGCAAGACCAGTCATTCGTGCGGCCTGCGCCGCAGCAAGTTCAGCAACCAGCGCATGGGGCGCAGCAGCCGTCGACGCGGCCAGCGACTGGCCCAAAGCGCGTCTACGTCTTTCCTGGCCAGGGATCGCAACGCGTCGGCATGGGAGCGGAGCTGTTCGAGCAATTTCCCGATCACGTTGCCCAGGCCGATGAAATTCTTGGCTATTCGCTAAGGACGCTTTGTTTGGAAGATCCAGATCGCCAGCTGTCCCATACCCAATATACGCAGCCAGCGCTCTACACCGTCAACGCACTAGCGTTCCTAAACAAGCAGCAGCAGGATCGTCGCCAACCGGATTACCTTGCCGGCCACAGTCTGGGCGAATACTGCGCGCTCTTTGCCGCTGGGGCCTTTTCATTCGAAACCGGCCTGAAGCTGGTCAAAAAACGGGGTGAATTGATGGCACGCGCTACCGGCGGAAGCATGGCTGCGGTCATTGGTCGCTCCGCAGATGAAATCAAATCGCTCCTATCTCAGCACGGCTTAAATGCTCTGGACGTGGCCAATTATAATTCGCCATCCCAAACCGTCCTCGCTGGTCCCGTTGAAGCTCTTAGCCAAGCCAAAGAGATCTTCCAGGCGCTGGAAATCACGGTTATTCCCCTGTCAGTCAGTGCTCCGTTCCATTCCCGTTATATGCAAAGCGCGATGGAGGAGTTTGGCGAATATCTGAAGCAGTTTAGCTATTCCCCGCTGCAAATACCCGTAATCTCCAATATCCATGCCGTTCCCTACCGGGATAACGAACTGATCGATAACCTCACCCGGCAGATCTGCGGATCCGTGCGGTGGGTTGAGACCGTTCAGTATTTGATTCGCCAAGGGGAGTGCGAGTTCGAAGAGCTCGGGCCAGGAAATGTGTTGACTAAACTAATCAACAGTATCCGAGCCGCGTCAACTCCTGTTTGA
- a CDS encoding GNAT family N-acetyltransferase: MVIFTDRLFFLSIILSLESRDLISRRGVCQPFELEQFALTASVNVGPLRVAFDGLKAFGWLGQSSGNEYFFNRQACAVQALPDRIDEMFAWLAPKREPVKEDLTQLSCWLSLSALDWNLHCSALVHSLNDLLALAILRRLTLSDAIDHGTGQVDPRRIDSGRISPRLVHQVTDFLVARQWIQSSGEQGLTLNPTRRALLSELLSESFLAYCASLPSTLDDVLFGTRERWTTASRWLKEAGERQIWRGDQPALEQLLGTIFDVQPLATQPDWIIEFGRRPNSSLEDVWQWIRQHTARGKVLDSSPLRLLVLDDAVWGDLAALRRRLEDAGVGASERVLWLSVGQQNLEEPGTTPVSQSQLAPQRYYIRSNGLAADGASVLGGLQAQFNSLAALASSHFVVLSESHWRPSGALADRFAYHYGVEAAHYLMALAGAGLFANPGMLHKLPRDRADCDATMGCYQVREYRIRYATIDDLPALLRLEKACWPDGARVDESILRRRLSQWSAGQLALELDGEVVGVIYSQRITKIDGLFGVNFATVDQLYHTEGSIVQVQSLNILPAHQSSGYGDQLLEFMLQYCTVLNGVDTVVGVTRCKDYPKHRHIPLGDYIHSRDERGILLDPVLRFHELHGARIERLVAGYRPADHDNSGYGVLVHYDLASRQRQALQLTTAPMALPTVSIDDAVRQGVNRCLGQSEDSRLSSRHSLMELGLDSADLLALGEQLGPMFGLTLEPTFFFRHNSIDKIVAALKERLDGQAPSSSGSNVLTPPSTTTSPQKPPSPSIEDHDDFAIIGISGCFPGGELEDFWAAVRSGASQIREAPAGRANAGSVGGYIDDIDCFDHPFFGVSAAEAALMDPQQRLLLQHAWLALEDAGIPAAQLARRPTGVFIAAAPSEYRSVVEVPKDSPFLLTSSSACMYANRVSYLLDLRGPSEYCNTACSSALVALHRAMQAIKAGECRQALVGAVNLLLSPDETAGYQLMGFLSAHGQTRSFQAGADGYVRSEGVGVLLLKPLADAEQDGDHIYLKLKGSGVCHGGRGASLTAPNQDSMKAAIVAAYRRANVEPNSVSYVEAHGVGSLLGDAIEIAAIQAARAELSDDDHDGPWTISTLKPVIGHCELAFGMAALFKVIDAVAQRQLPGIPGYAQLNPAITLDQRQLRLQADSRPWPAPKDANGLALPRRASINSYGFGGVNAHLVVEEYIAPQRAIQEDVGPQLILLSAHDAARLTEQAARLSRYIAQRPDLCLADIAYTLQVGRTAMACRWTGVVDSIVSLQQQLDALNRAPMSEITMLDADTMAIDPLQAGISDEVDLAFTRCDLQALAGYWRQGVELDWLKLPRLGEARRISLPGYAFAKTRHWLPPRQAAVACQTSEGVAQPQGFRQILAGLLGCEPAALDGCESRSLASLGLNSLAAVGLKAKLEQQLQLSVSLAQLSPYLSLGEVETRLAALAGQGDNNHPVPRLQTAPNDQWQPFALNDIQQSFLSGRKLLAETERVGCHIYLEFDWPDLEVYRLNQAWNRLMSRHEMLRVKLLDDGRQQIEASASYRIKARDLRRIDTAGRELALAAIRASMSHNVYLPGQAPLFEIRVSLLDQQRSRVHLSIDELVVDATSLDLLLQQWLMLYRDPAAQLPDHGLSFRDYQLSLEAFKQSPRYQRDLQYWVDKLAQMPPGLCLPKAQRPAGRQRRRLASMLEPSRWLRLKQQSDALQISGTALLLTLFGLILRQANAGKAFSLISTFYNRVPLHPAIDHVIGPFISNHFFAFVDAGEETLAALAQRVQRQLLEDIDHMSVSGVAALRETRRRCGKSLHFSGGEVVFTSMLNNPVIGGADSFGDAQHYCVTQTPQINLDHQLRECGGALSFSWDVAIDCYPDGMIDQLFSDYCHLLHKLADGEVDWQAVNTGELVGRLMAAKQPLPVSTAGHTGSFMLAPSEPPKTPFALTDQQQAYAFSRSLYPKQSSSHLYMAVAIEDLEMSRLEQAWRQLVAHHPMLRTRILPSGTQQLMEAVPPLQLELSEQGVDVDQIADEMLGRVTALGDWPYAELRVSQLDGRCSLVHLAVDLLIADLPSRDLLIRQLLDLYHGRPPAPLSINFGGYIKALGQYRRSPAAQNAAAYWQEKFRLLPQGPRVSDKDAKGQYLGYEHRLDCWPALRHRIAQAGICADALLISAYAWSIAEHSSKQAFTLVAPGWHRPAVHPEINALVGDFTTLSWIDFNDEPMTFIERVRRCERIFTEDERHGAISGLQALRKVATDKQQPRKLNFPVVFTRLNPQGPLDLPDGTRLTKSASRTHGVALDNLSIEHQDALLIHWDLAAGCLAPAQVEAMFADYCRLLEALADDDSLWTVQEPQLAATLAADKYPVMS, encoded by the coding sequence ATGGTCATTTTTACCGATCGTCTGTTTTTTCTTTCCATTATTCTGAGTCTCGAAAGTCGTGACCTGATTTCCCGTCGTGGAGTCTGCCAGCCGTTCGAGCTCGAACAGTTCGCCTTGACCGCGTCAGTCAATGTCGGCCCGTTGCGGGTCGCGTTTGATGGCCTCAAGGCGTTTGGCTGGCTGGGCCAGTCAAGCGGCAACGAATATTTCTTTAACCGCCAAGCATGCGCTGTCCAAGCCCTGCCGGATCGGATCGATGAAATGTTTGCGTGGCTCGCGCCTAAGCGCGAACCCGTCAAAGAAGACTTGACGCAGCTGTCGTGCTGGTTGTCGCTGTCGGCGTTGGACTGGAATTTGCATTGTTCTGCATTGGTTCACAGCCTCAACGATTTGTTGGCGTTGGCGATATTGCGTCGGCTGACGTTGAGCGATGCAATCGACCACGGCACCGGACAGGTGGATCCACGGCGTATCGATAGTGGCCGAATCAGCCCAAGGTTGGTGCACCAGGTGACGGATTTCCTGGTGGCTCGACAGTGGATTCAAAGCAGTGGTGAGCAGGGGCTGACGCTCAACCCAACGCGGCGGGCACTATTGTCTGAGCTGTTGAGCGAGTCGTTCCTTGCGTACTGTGCCAGCCTACCGTCGACTCTCGATGACGTACTGTTTGGAACGAGAGAGCGATGGACCACCGCATCGCGGTGGCTAAAGGAGGCGGGTGAGCGGCAGATCTGGCGCGGCGACCAGCCAGCGCTTGAACAGCTATTGGGCACGATTTTTGATGTCCAGCCGTTGGCCACGCAGCCAGACTGGATCATTGAATTCGGCCGTCGTCCCAACAGTTCACTGGAGGACGTGTGGCAATGGATTCGCCAGCATACTGCCCGAGGCAAGGTGCTGGATAGCTCGCCACTACGGTTGCTCGTGCTGGATGACGCCGTGTGGGGCGATCTGGCTGCGCTTCGACGACGCCTTGAAGACGCTGGCGTTGGGGCGAGCGAACGAGTGCTATGGCTAAGTGTGGGCCAGCAAAATCTCGAAGAACCGGGGACTACGCCGGTGTCGCAATCGCAACTGGCGCCACAACGCTATTACATCCGCTCCAACGGCTTGGCGGCGGATGGCGCCAGCGTGTTGGGTGGCTTGCAAGCCCAGTTTAATTCTCTGGCGGCTTTAGCGAGCAGCCATTTTGTAGTCCTTAGCGAAAGCCACTGGCGCCCTAGCGGCGCCTTGGCTGATCGCTTTGCTTATCATTACGGTGTTGAAGCGGCCCATTACTTGATGGCACTGGCCGGCGCCGGATTGTTTGCGAATCCGGGAATGTTGCACAAGTTGCCTCGGGATCGAGCTGACTGCGACGCGACCATGGGTTGCTACCAGGTCAGAGAATATCGTATTCGCTATGCGACCATCGATGACCTGCCTGCACTGCTGAGGCTGGAAAAGGCTTGTTGGCCGGACGGCGCAAGGGTTGACGAGTCAATCCTGCGTCGCCGGCTGAGTCAGTGGTCAGCTGGACAGTTGGCACTGGAACTCGATGGCGAGGTGGTCGGCGTAATCTATTCGCAGCGGATCACGAAAATCGATGGCCTTTTCGGGGTCAACTTCGCGACTGTCGATCAGCTTTACCATACCGAAGGCAGCATAGTCCAGGTCCAGAGCCTGAACATCTTGCCAGCCCATCAGTCCAGCGGGTATGGCGATCAGTTGCTGGAATTCATGCTGCAATACTGCACTGTGCTCAATGGTGTGGATACCGTGGTGGGGGTGACCCGCTGCAAGGACTATCCGAAGCATCGGCACATTCCTTTGGGTGACTATATCCACAGCCGTGACGAGCGAGGCATCCTACTGGATCCGGTACTGCGTTTTCATGAGCTTCACGGCGCACGGATCGAGCGGCTGGTGGCGGGTTATCGTCCGGCTGATCACGACAACTCGGGTTACGGCGTGCTGGTGCATTACGATCTGGCCAGCCGCCAGCGTCAAGCGCTGCAACTGACCACAGCACCGATGGCGTTGCCCACGGTATCCATCGATGACGCGGTGCGTCAGGGAGTCAACCGGTGCTTGGGTCAATCGGAAGACAGCCGGCTGTCGTCGCGCCACAGCTTGATGGAGCTGGGACTAGACTCAGCGGATCTTCTCGCGTTGGGTGAGCAATTGGGACCGATGTTCGGGCTCACGCTGGAGCCGACATTTTTCTTTCGCCATAACAGCATTGACAAGATTGTTGCGGCACTAAAAGAACGTTTGGACGGGCAGGCGCCGTCATCGAGCGGCAGCAACGTACTCACCCCCCCATCCACCACCACGTCACCGCAAAAACCGCCATCCCCCTCAATCGAAGACCACGATGACTTTGCGATCATCGGTATCAGCGGTTGTTTCCCCGGCGGGGAACTGGAGGATTTTTGGGCGGCGGTACGCAGCGGCGCCAGTCAGATCCGTGAGGCGCCGGCTGGGCGCGCCAATGCTGGGTCTGTAGGCGGATATATCGACGATATTGATTGCTTTGATCACCCATTTTTTGGCGTGTCGGCGGCGGAAGCGGCGCTGATGGACCCTCAGCAGCGGCTGCTATTGCAACATGCTTGGCTGGCGCTTGAAGATGCCGGCATTCCAGCGGCGCAGCTAGCCCGTCGCCCCACCGGTGTATTTATTGCTGCCGCACCGAGTGAATATCGCAGCGTCGTTGAAGTCCCCAAAGATAGCCCGTTCCTGCTGACGTCTTCGTCTGCGTGCATGTATGCGAACCGGGTTTCTTACCTCCTGGATCTACGCGGACCGAGCGAATATTGCAACACGGCCTGTTCATCGGCGTTGGTGGCGTTACACCGAGCGATGCAGGCGATCAAGGCCGGCGAGTGTCGGCAAGCGCTGGTCGGTGCAGTCAACCTGTTGTTGTCGCCCGACGAAACGGCAGGGTATCAGCTGATGGGTTTCCTCAGCGCACACGGTCAAACGCGCTCATTCCAAGCGGGGGCCGATGGTTATGTGCGTTCCGAAGGCGTTGGCGTACTGTTGCTCAAGCCACTGGCGGACGCTGAGCAAGATGGCGATCATATCTATTTGAAGCTCAAGGGTAGCGGCGTTTGCCACGGCGGGAGAGGGGCTTCGCTGACCGCGCCCAATCAAGACAGTATGAAAGCGGCAATCGTTGCCGCCTACCGCAGGGCCAACGTGGAGCCGAACAGCGTCAGTTACGTGGAAGCGCACGGCGTCGGCTCGTTGCTCGGCGATGCAATAGAGATAGCCGCCATCCAGGCCGCCCGGGCGGAATTGAGCGACGACGACCACGATGGTCCTTGGACGATCAGTACATTGAAGCCGGTGATCGGTCATTGTGAACTGGCTTTTGGCATGGCGGCGTTGTTCAAAGTGATCGACGCTGTGGCGCAGCGGCAGTTACCAGGGATCCCAGGATATGCACAACTGAATCCCGCGATCACGCTGGATCAGCGCCAATTGCGGCTGCAGGCCGACAGCCGTCCATGGCCGGCGCCAAAGGACGCGAACGGCCTTGCGTTACCGCGGCGAGCGAGTATCAATAGTTACGGCTTCGGCGGCGTCAATGCCCACTTAGTCGTGGAGGAGTACATCGCACCGCAGCGTGCGATACAAGAGGATGTCGGACCCCAGCTAATCCTGTTATCGGCACATGATGCGGCGCGGTTGACGGAGCAAGCGGCGCGGCTAAGCCGCTATATTGCCCAACGGCCCGATCTGTGCTTGGCTGACATCGCTTATACCTTGCAAGTGGGACGCACTGCGATGGCATGCCGCTGGACTGGCGTGGTGGACAGCATTGTGTCGCTCCAACAGCAGCTCGACGCACTCAATCGTGCGCCGATGAGTGAAATCACGATGCTCGATGCGGACACGATGGCAATCGATCCGTTGCAGGCAGGTATCAGCGACGAGGTGGACCTGGCCTTTACCCGTTGCGATTTGCAAGCGCTGGCCGGTTACTGGCGGCAGGGCGTTGAGCTAGACTGGCTCAAATTGCCGCGTCTCGGTGAGGCGCGGCGTATCAGTCTGCCCGGCTATGCCTTTGCCAAGACACGTCACTGGCTGCCGCCACGGCAGGCTGCTGTAGCCTGCCAGACAAGCGAAGGTGTGGCACAACCGCAAGGCTTTCGGCAAATACTGGCTGGGCTACTCGGATGCGAGCCAGCAGCGCTTGACGGTTGTGAATCGCGTAGTTTGGCCAGCCTTGGCCTCAACTCGCTGGCCGCAGTCGGTCTGAAAGCCAAATTGGAGCAGCAATTGCAGCTATCGGTATCGTTAGCGCAATTGAGCCCCTATCTGAGCCTTGGCGAGGTGGAAACCCGCCTGGCGGCACTAGCGGGACAGGGCGACAATAATCATCCAGTGCCTCGGTTGCAAACGGCACCCAACGATCAGTGGCAGCCTTTTGCACTCAACGATATCCAACAATCTTTTCTGTCGGGGCGCAAGCTACTGGCCGAGACTGAGCGGGTAGGCTGTCATATCTATTTGGAATTCGACTGGCCAGATCTCGAAGTCTACAGGCTCAATCAGGCTTGGAATCGATTGATGAGCCGACATGAAATGCTGCGAGTCAAGCTGCTCGACGACGGTCGCCAGCAAATCGAAGCATCGGCCTCTTATCGCATCAAAGCACGGGATTTGCGACGAATCGACACGGCCGGCCGCGAGTTGGCGTTGGCAGCCATTCGTGCGTCGATGTCCCACAACGTCTACCTACCGGGGCAGGCGCCGCTTTTTGAAATCCGCGTTTCGCTGCTGGATCAACAGCGCAGCCGGGTACACCTAAGTATCGACGAGTTAGTGGTCGATGCCACTTCTTTGGACTTACTGTTGCAACAGTGGTTGATGCTTTATCGGGATCCCGCTGCGCAGCTGCCAGATCACGGCTTGTCATTCCGGGACTACCAGTTGTCGCTGGAAGCATTCAAACAGTCTCCACGCTACCAGCGTGATTTGCAATACTGGGTCGACAAGCTGGCGCAAATGCCACCAGGTTTGTGCTTGCCCAAGGCCCAACGGCCAGCTGGCCGCCAGCGGCGACGACTGGCCTCGATGCTGGAGCCAAGCCGCTGGCTGCGATTGAAACAGCAGAGCGATGCGTTGCAAATCTCAGGTACGGCATTGTTGCTGACCTTGTTCGGCTTAATTCTTAGGCAGGCCAATGCAGGCAAAGCATTTTCGTTGATCTCCACGTTCTATAACCGTGTCCCCTTACATCCAGCGATTGATCATGTAATTGGACCGTTCATCTCGAACCATTTTTTTGCCTTTGTCGACGCAGGGGAAGAAACCCTGGCTGCATTGGCGCAGCGGGTTCAGCGCCAATTGCTTGAGGACATTGACCATATGAGCGTCAGCGGCGTTGCCGCGCTGCGAGAAACCCGGCGCCGCTGCGGCAAGTCGCTGCATTTTAGCGGCGGCGAGGTGGTATTTACGTCGATGCTCAACAACCCAGTGATTGGAGGCGCGGACAGCTTTGGCGACGCGCAGCACTACTGTGTCACGCAAACGCCGCAGATCAACCTCGATCATCAACTGCGAGAGTGCGGTGGTGCACTGAGTTTCAGCTGGGACGTCGCCATCGACTGCTATCCGGATGGCATGATTGACCAGCTGTTTTCTGACTACTGCCATTTGTTGCACAAGTTGGCAGATGGCGAGGTTGACTGGCAGGCTGTAAACACGGGTGAGTTGGTGGGGCGACTAATGGCCGCTAAGCAACCCTTACCCGTTTCGACCGCCGGGCATACGGGCTCCTTTATGCTGGCGCCGAGCGAGCCGCCGAAAACGCCATTTGCGTTGACTGATCAACAGCAGGCGTATGCGTTTAGCCGCTCGCTTTATCCCAAGCAAAGCAGCTCGCACCTTTATATGGCGGTGGCCATAGAGGATCTTGAAATGAGTCGGTTGGAGCAGGCTTGGCGGCAATTGGTGGCTCACCACCCGATGCTGCGCACCCGCATTCTGCCCAGCGGCACCCAGCAGCTCATGGAGGCTGTGCCACCACTGCAACTCGAACTGAGCGAGCAGGGCGTCGATGTGGACCAGATTGCCGATGAAATGCTCGGTCGGGTAACGGCGCTGGGGGATTGGCCCTATGCCGAATTGCGAGTCAGTCAGTTGGACGGGCGGTGCAGCCTGGTGCATCTGGCGGTAGACCTGCTGATTGCCGACTTGCCCAGTCGGGATCTGCTGATCCGCCAGTTGCTGGACCTCTACCATGGCCGCCCACCGGCACCGTTATCGATTAATTTCGGTGGTTATATCAAAGCGCTTGGACAATACAGACGTTCGCCAGCGGCGCAAAACGCCGCTGCGTACTGGCAAGAAAAATTCCGCCTGCTACCGCAGGGGCCGCGGGTGAGTGACAAAGATGCTAAGGGGCAGTATCTAGGCTACGAGCACCGCCTTGATTGCTGGCCGGCGCTACGCCACCGCATCGCGCAAGCAGGCATCTGCGCGGACGCACTCCTGATTTCTGCCTATGCGTGGAGTATTGCCGAACATAGCAGCAAGCAGGCCTTTACTTTGGTGGCTCCAGGCTGGCACAGGCCTGCGGTACACCCTGAGATCAACGCGCTGGTCGGTGACTTTACGACTTTGAGTTGGATCGACTTTAACGACGAACCGATGACTTTCATCGAGCGGGTTCGGCGTTGTGAGCGAATCTTCACGGAGGACGAACGCCACGGCGCGATCAGCGGCTTGCAGGCGCTGCGTAAGGTAGCAACGGATAAGCAGCAACCGCGGAAGCTGAATTTTCCGGTGGTTTTTACCCGGCTCAATCCGCAAGGACCATTGGATCTACCAGACGGAACGAGGTTGACCAAGAGCGCGAGTCGCACGCATGGGGTGGCGTTGGACAATCTCAGCATCGAGCATCAAGACGCGCTGTTGATCCATTGGGATCTCGCGGCTGGCTGCTTGGCGCCGGCGCAGGTCGAAGCGATGTTTGCCGACTACTGCCGGTTGCTCGAGGCGTTGGCCGATGACGATAGCCTGTGGACGGTACAGGAGCCCCAACTGGCGGCGACGCTAGCTGCAGACAAATATCCCGTAATGAGTTGA
- a CDS encoding class I SAM-dependent methyltransferase produces the protein MEALSEKDVSPISQWYDMMTRMFPDDRLTFLNYGYLDDRSNFDWIKEEDLEQRCSANLIRTILGDADLRGKKVLEVGSGRGGNCSYLVRYAGAASVTGLDFCPAHIEFCKQVHRLDGLSFIGGDAMDLPFADEEFDAVINIESSHCYPDMNRFGEEVRRVLKKEGLFFYADTMKGDNQDALSEKDKIGVDFFTNVLEQHHAMIRNAQFKVEDHVDISEGVARAFDSEQGHLKHVLKALVNEKKQQHSLLPPDVYHAFDTMLHFFDDSGLKAYKNGHLAYKFWRLKKSA, from the coding sequence ATGGAAGCTTTGTCAGAAAAAGATGTATCGCCGATCAGCCAATGGTATGACATGATGACTCGGATGTTCCCCGATGACCGCCTAACGTTTCTGAACTACGGCTATCTGGACGATCGCAGCAACTTTGACTGGATCAAAGAGGAGGACCTTGAGCAGAGATGTTCAGCTAACTTGATCCGAACCATTTTAGGTGATGCCGATTTGCGCGGTAAAAAGGTCCTTGAAGTGGGTTCTGGAAGAGGGGGAAATTGTTCTTACCTGGTCAGGTACGCTGGCGCCGCATCGGTGACTGGGCTGGACTTCTGCCCAGCACATATCGAGTTCTGCAAGCAGGTGCATCGTCTTGACGGGCTGTCCTTTATTGGCGGCGATGCGATGGACTTACCTTTTGCCGATGAAGAATTCGACGCGGTAATCAACATCGAGTCATCTCACTGTTATCCAGACATGAATAGGTTTGGTGAAGAAGTGCGGCGGGTGCTGAAAAAAGAAGGTTTGTTTTTTTATGCCGATACCATGAAGGGCGACAATCAGGATGCGTTGTCCGAAAAAGATAAGATTGGCGTTGATTTTTTCACTAACGTATTAGAGCAGCATCACGCAATGATCCGCAACGCCCAGTTTAAAGTAGAGGATCATGTTGACATTTCTGAAGGAGTGGCTAGAGCTTTTGACAGCGAGCAAGGTCACCTAAAGCACGTACTCAAGGCATTGGTGAATGAAAAAAAGCAGCAGCATAGCCTTCTGCCGCCCGACGTGTATCATGCATTCGATACGATGCTCCACTTTTTTGACGATAGTGGCCTGAAGGCTTATAAAAATGGCCATTTGGCGTACAAATTTTGGCGTCTTAAAAAATCTGCGTAA